CTCAGTTTCAACTGCAACATCATCTAGAGGGCCATTGTCCTACAACAAAAGGAAGAATTTATGAAGTTTAAAGTGTGATGAAGCACACATGAAAACTGCATTAGTACTTAAACTTTAGAAAGTTCTGCTTGCCTCTTTGGAATGAGAATCACCTTCACCTCCTGAGCTATGGGTTTGAGGCACTGAAGATGACAACAAAACCTCTGGAAGTTCAACTTCATTTCGCACAACAGTTTCTTTTCTCCTTCctaaaattaaaggattgcagaTAAAATGGATTGTAGGCACATTAAAGTGTTATAAAATACTGCAAATTGTGGCATTACATTATAGACTACCTCTTGTTCTTTTCAAATCAGCTATGGGAGTAACTGAATCATTGACAGCCGTAGAGTTTTGTTCTGCTACCTTGCTCACTCGTGTACGTCTAGCACTTGCAAGTGACTTGCTTGCATGTTCCTGTATTTCATTGGACACTGCCAATGTTGATTCTTCAATGTCTGCCATTTTGGTTTCATTCTGTGAAGGAGGTGCTGCAGATCTAGTAGGTCTTCTCTTGGCACGTATAATTTCAGTTACAACAGGAACAGTCTCCTCCCTTGATTCTTCATCTTTAAGTCGCTGTAAAAGGGCATCAGTTTGGGACGCTTCAGTCTCCACTTTTAAAGGAGTCAAATCGGGTCTTTCTTTATCAAGATCTTCACCTTGATTCCAGTGCCGGCTTCTCGTAAGTCTTCTTGAAACACTCTGAAGTTGTGCATCGTCAATAATAAAGGTTGCATTGTTCACTTTTTCTGCAGTGCTGGCCACGGTCTTCTTCCTGCTTCTTGGAGGAGTTCTAAGAGGTTGATTTAGGATAGTGGCTTCTTCTGCAGGATCTTGTTGGAAACTTTCTAACGCTAGTCCTCTGGTAGACTTGCGTGTAACCCTACTAGGGCTACTATGTGTTTTGGCTGGCTGTATCGTCTCCTCTGGGACTTCTTGATGAGCTTCTGGAACTTCAACACTTGGTGCTTGGGATTTTCTGGTACTGTGCCTGGTCTGCGTTTCTGAGTCATCACTGGCAACAGGAACAGTGGACAGggcctcatcatcatcatcatcaacaactgTGCTTCTGGTTCGTCGAGATCCTTTCCTAGGTGTTGCTTTCTGTGGGGTCTTTCGTGCCGGACTTGCAGGCTTTGATACTTTCTCAGAAGGCATGTCTTGGTCATTCTCATTAGCATGCTGTTCCGAACCTGCTTTTCTTGTGCTTCTTCTGGGTGTAACAGGAACTTGATAATCTTGGAGCTGTTTGCCACTCCTTGTAATGCGTCTTGGTGTTGAAGGTACTTGAGAATCCATTTGCTCCTCTTCAGTAAGATCTTTCTCTCCATCAAGGATAGGTAAAGGGAATGTTACGGTTTTCCTAGTTCTCCGTGATGGACTGTGCTGAGCCTCTTTAATATTCTCAAGAACTTCCTCAGTAGCTTTTCCAGATCTTTCAGCTTTTGTTCTTGAAGGTGACTTGGTTCTTCCTGGTGACTTTGGCCTTCCTGGTGACTTTGGCCTTCCCATTTGTTTGGTTGTGGAAAGTTCCTCAACTTCTCCATCCAATAAGAGTGTAGTGTCTATTTGGTTAGACTCAGTTATTTTATCTTTTGCAGCGGCTGACACCTCTGTGTCCAATTTAGTAACTTCATTGACCATCCCTAAAACATCTTCTGAAGGCAAGACTTTCTCTGGCAGAGAAGACTCCAACACTTCCCCATGAAGAGGAGTATGTGCTTCTTCCTGCATCTCACAAGGACCAGATTCTATCCCATCACCATTTGAAAGATCTTTTGTTTCTTGAAGAGAAGATTCTGCTTCTGGTGTGACTATTTGTTCCACCATCTGGAGGACCTCAGCTGGTTGGTCTTCGATTTTAGGAGCACCCATGACAACAGGTTCAATGTCAGATACCAAGTCTTTTATGTCTTCCAATCTGTTGTCTGGAACTTGAACCATATGCTCCAAGATGACAACATCAGAGTTAGTTGTGAGCTGATTCTCCACATCCTGAGGTTGTTCTGGTTCATGTAGAGGTAGCAATGCTGCATTGTGGTCCAACTCTGAAACATCAGGCAGTTCCTCTACATCTGGATCAAGCATGAGCGTGAAGCCATCAGACTCTTCTGGCATTGTACCATCCGGTGCACTGCTGAGGTTCTGTAAAGTTCCTCCATCTACAAGATGTGTATCCTGCTCCGTAGCCAGCTCTACGGGTACCAGGAGAGTGGTGGATGGCTTAAGCTCAGTATAACACATTGCATCTTCCTCGTCTAGATCTGCAGGGGCAAGGCCAACCATTACAACTTCACCTTCTTCCTCTGGGATGTCAGTGTCTTGAACCTGCAGagtaaaaacaagcaaacaaatctAAGTCTATGTACAACAGGTCAGTGTTTTAACAAAGTAAGATTTAAGTGATGCACTTACTTTCAGATGAGCCTCAGGTGTAACCAGTGACAGCACAGCATTGGCTTGTTCCTGAAGGTACTGTTCATGCAGTGGGGGTTCCTCCATGTAAAGAGCAGGAGCAGGCCGGTGGTTACTGCTGCCATTACCCTTTACTTCATCTATGATCTCAACCTCACTACCTGAGTCCTCCACCTTCTCATCTTCAGACTCTTCTTCATCCTCTGACGATTCAGCACTGGAGAGCTCATCAGTGTCATTCAAGCTCACTACAGCTATAGGAAGAATCCTGAGGTTAGTTTTGGATCATTATGTTGTTTTACTATAATGTTAAACCTGAGAAGGACTTACATCTGGACTCTGAGATAGCAGGctctgatgtctgtgttttcagaTCTGCTGCATTCTCAGAAGTGGGCGGCACTTCCTTAATGTCACTACCTGGTTCTCTATAGGGTGTAGACAACaccaacaaaagtaaaaaaatttttttaaatgtcaggaCATGACAAACATGCATAAAGCAGCACCCAGAAAGCATGACGGGTAAGTCATTAACAAGCACCTTTGAGTGATCCCTCTCTAATACTGGACCGGTTTAAAGTTGGAGACCGA
The nucleotide sequence above comes from Carassius auratus strain Wakin unplaced genomic scaffold, ASM336829v1 scaf_tig00013168, whole genome shotgun sequence. Encoded proteins:
- the LOC113073886 gene encoding protein ELYS-like; translated protein: RARALASGPVFSAFTPQSILRSSLRPTPVATPSASPGRSVTPPFRSKESRITFIEEADSLESPKGFVHWNNGIAINRELNTPKRSSPPPKASFAAWSEHSDAEEEEADLKRTYMSSLEEKENPDVESHSGSSVKEIPATESKQVLPTLVRRPSLGQEASLVSNQSDTTLEFHDAPEDFMATQANSSVDREVTVRLPDTSEECEPPVEDNTTAELCLVKLPEEELKIPHESNTEEDSSHGKTPSDAHEAQSRRGKLEVHVDIENDHVRQVIEEELEETSEAHVLKPDVVTEPKLVVPVQEQSSESLADQEIQDLIEENAAYDTIDEPDVTNISEAVPEQLVCEASVSEIPAVELVKHKQMTSEPEINEECKEESMETSDLDAFVEQHLFGPDRSPTLNRSSIREGSLKEPGSDIKEVPPTSENAADLKTQTSEPAISESRSVVSLNDTDELSSAESSEDEEESEDEKVEDSGSEVEIIDEVKGNGSSNHRPAPALYMEEPPLHEQYLQEQANAVLSLVTPEAHLKVQDTDIPEEEGEVVMVGLAPADLDEEDAMCYTELKPSTTLLVPVELATEQDTHLVDGGTLQNLSSAPDGTMPEESDGFTLMLDPDVEELPDVSELDHNAALLPLHEPEQPQDVENQLTTNSDVVILEHMVQVPDNRLEDIKDLVSDIEPVVMGAPKIEDQPAEVLQMVEQIVTPEAESSLQETKDLSNGDGIESGPCEMQEEAHTPLHGEVLESSLPEKVLPSEDVLGMVNEVTKLDTEVSAAAKDKITESNQIDTTLLLDGEVEELSTTKQMGRPKSPGRPKSPGRTKSPSRTKAERSGKATEEVLENIKEAQHSPSRRTRKTVTFPLPILDGEKDLTEEEQMDSQVPSTPRRITRSGKQLQDYQVPVTPRRSTRKAGSEQHANENDQDMPSEKVSKPASPARKTPQKATPRKGSRRTRSTVVDDDDDEALSTVPVASDDSETQTRHSTRKSQAPSVEVPEAHQEVPEETIQPAKTHSSPSRVTRKSTRGLALESFQQDPAEEATILNQPLRTPPRSRKKTVASTAEKVNNATFIIDDAQLQSVSRRLTRSRHWNQGEDLDKERPDLTPLKVETEASQTDALLQRLKDEESREETVPVVTEIIRAKRRPTRSAAPPSQNETKMADIEESTLAVSNEIQEHASKSLASARRTRVSKVAEQNSTAVNDSVTPIADLKRTRGRRKETVVRNEVELPEVLLSSSVPQTHSSGGEGDSHSKEDNGPLDDVAVETEVVKPRKKRTTRAKAVPEPPPPVEISFLSPLASPAKPIAKTEKRTEEKETPSLRMNLRRKRMMDAIFPKPVTRRKKL